In the genome of Deinococcus sp. YIM 77859, one region contains:
- a CDS encoding SDR family oxidoreductase translates to MDFPNKIIVVTGAASGIGLALATRFVREGATVIASDLNAETGAQKAAEIGARFVPANVAKEEDIQALIADVLREEGRIDLFCSNAGIAIGAGPETPDSQWDLIQRVNVMSHVWAARHLLPHFLARGEGYFLNTASAAGLLTELHSAPYAVTKHAALAFAEWLAITYADRGIRVSALCPEGVWTPMIQNAPILQQTAITTDELVEKTLEVLRRDGFLITTHPTTLPSFQKKAADYDGWIAGMRRLREKAMALLAERQALGTPREGSQA, encoded by the coding sequence ATGGACTTCCCCAACAAGATCATCGTCGTGACCGGAGCCGCCTCCGGAATCGGTCTTGCGCTCGCCACGCGTTTCGTGCGGGAAGGCGCAACCGTCATCGCCTCTGACCTCAACGCCGAGACCGGGGCACAGAAGGCCGCTGAGATCGGCGCGCGCTTCGTGCCCGCCAATGTCGCGAAAGAAGAGGACATCCAGGCCCTGATTGCCGACGTGCTGCGCGAAGAAGGCCGCATCGACCTCTTCTGCTCGAATGCGGGCATCGCCATCGGCGCGGGACCGGAGACGCCGGATTCGCAGTGGGACCTGATTCAGCGGGTCAACGTGATGAGCCACGTCTGGGCCGCTCGGCACCTGCTCCCGCATTTTCTCGCGCGCGGCGAGGGTTACTTCCTGAACACGGCGTCGGCCGCGGGTCTCCTTACCGAACTGCACTCCGCGCCCTACGCGGTGACCAAACACGCGGCGCTGGCTTTTGCGGAGTGGCTGGCGATCACCTACGCGGACCGGGGCATCCGGGTGTCGGCCCTCTGCCCCGAAGGGGTGTGGACGCCCATGATCCAGAACGCGCCCATCCTCCAGCAGACGGCCATCACGACGGATGAGCTGGTGGAAAAGACGCTAGAGGTGCTGCGGCGTGACGGCTTTCTCATCACCACGCACCCCACCACCCTCCCGTCTTTCCAGAAAAAGGCCGCCGACTACGACGGCTGGATTGCCGGAATGCGCCGCCTGCGCGAAAAGGCGATGGCGCTCCTGGCGGAACGGCAGGCCTTGGGCACCCCGCGTGAGGGGAGTCAGGCGTGA
- a CDS encoding acyl-CoA dehydrogenase family protein yields MTLFDVSPRTRDLHSRLIRFMEEHIYPREAEFHRQVNEGNRWAPVQLIEDLKPRARAAGLWNLFLPPASDPQGRFGAGLTNLEYAPLCEVMGRVWWAPEVFNCSAPDTGNMEVLARYGTPEQQERWLIPLLNGEIRSAFSMTEPEVASSDATNIESSIVRDGDEYVVNGRKWWTSGAGDPRCKVSILMGKTDPQAERHRQQSMILVPLDTPGVKTERMLTVFGYDDAPHGHAEMTFENVRVPAGNILLGEGRGFEIAQGRLGPGRIHHCMRLIGQAERALELMVERSSQRVAFGKPLAGHQHVRELIAQSRMEIDQARLLTMQAAHMMDTVGNKAARGQIAAIKVVAPNVALRVIDRAIQVFGGAGVSQDTPLAMMYAQARTLRLADGPDIVHVETVAKEELRRQGVDGRGQ; encoded by the coding sequence ATGACCCTCTTTGACGTTTCGCCGCGGACCCGAGACCTGCACAGCCGTCTGATCCGCTTTATGGAGGAACACATCTACCCCCGTGAAGCCGAGTTTCACCGCCAGGTGAATGAGGGGAACCGCTGGGCGCCCGTACAGCTGATCGAGGACCTCAAGCCGAGGGCGCGGGCTGCGGGCCTGTGGAACCTCTTCCTGCCACCGGCCTCCGATCCCCAGGGCCGCTTCGGTGCGGGCCTCACCAACCTGGAGTACGCGCCGCTGTGCGAGGTGATGGGCCGGGTGTGGTGGGCCCCTGAAGTCTTTAACTGCTCGGCCCCCGACACCGGCAACATGGAGGTGCTTGCCCGCTACGGCACGCCCGAACAGCAGGAACGCTGGCTTATCCCCCTCCTGAACGGCGAGATCCGCTCTGCCTTTTCCATGACCGAGCCGGAGGTGGCCTCGAGCGACGCCACCAACATCGAGTCCAGCATCGTTCGCGACGGCGACGAGTACGTCGTGAACGGGCGCAAGTGGTGGACGAGCGGGGCGGGCGACCCGCGTTGCAAGGTCAGCATCTTGATGGGCAAGACGGATCCGCAGGCCGAGCGCCACCGCCAGCAGTCCATGATCCTGGTGCCGCTGGACACGCCGGGCGTGAAGACGGAGCGCATGCTGACCGTCTTCGGCTACGACGACGCGCCGCACGGTCACGCCGAGATGACCTTTGAGAACGTGCGCGTTCCCGCTGGCAACATCCTGTTGGGCGAGGGCCGGGGCTTCGAGATCGCGCAGGGGAGGCTGGGGCCAGGCCGGATTCACCACTGCATGCGGCTGATCGGGCAGGCCGAGCGGGCGCTGGAGCTGATGGTGGAGCGCAGCAGCCAGCGGGTGGCTTTTGGCAAGCCGCTCGCCGGGCACCAGCATGTCCGCGAACTGATCGCCCAGAGCCGGATGGAGATCGACCAGGCGAGGCTGCTGACCATGCAGGCCGCCCACATGATGGACACCGTGGGCAACAAGGCCGCGCGCGGGCAGATCGCCGCCATCAAGGTGGTCGCGCCCAATGTCGCCCTGCGGGTGATCGACCGCGCCATCCAGGTTTTTGGTGGGGCAGGCGTCAGCCAGGACACGCCCCTCGCCATGATGTACGCCCAGGCCCGTACCCTGCGCCTTGCAGACGGCCCCGACATCGTCCACGTCGAGACGGTGGCCAAGGAGGAACTGCGGCGGCAGGGGGTGGACGGACGCGGGCAATGA
- a CDS encoding PaaI family thioesterase — protein sequence MTVPGVEVAQSVLDAQPFSVLLGARVEALSPAGVVVRVPFRPELTQHHGFAHGGVQAALADIALTFVGAVALGPRVLTSEFKINFLRPSGGETLVARGSIVSAGKRQAVTRCDIFAVQAGEEKLVATALGTIVTADVPPAGGHG from the coding sequence GTGACGGTGCCCGGAGTAGAGGTTGCCCAAAGCGTCCTTGACGCCCAGCCCTTTAGCGTGCTGCTGGGGGCGCGGGTGGAGGCGCTGTCGCCCGCGGGGGTGGTCGTGCGGGTGCCCTTCCGGCCGGAGCTTACCCAGCACCACGGGTTCGCCCATGGGGGTGTACAGGCGGCGCTCGCGGATATCGCCCTCACCTTTGTGGGCGCGGTTGCGCTGGGACCACGCGTGCTCACCTCTGAATTCAAAATCAACTTCCTGCGGCCCAGCGGAGGAGAAACCCTCGTCGCCCGCGGGAGCATCGTGAGTGCCGGGAAGCGGCAGGCGGTGACCCGCTGCGACATCTTCGCCGTGCAGGCCGGTGAGGAAAAGCTGGTCGCCACGGCCCTGGGCACCATCGTCACGGCGGACGTGCCCCCGGCGGGAGGCCACGGATGA
- a CDS encoding MaoC family dehydratase — protein sequence MTPTSLSDLRARTGQELALSDWVTVTQEMVNGFADATGDHQFIHVDPVRAAQTPFGGPVAHGFLTLALLAGRLMTAGGGPRLEGARMVVNYGLNRVRFISPVPVGSRLRNRAVLLALEDGPGYVQLTVANTIELEGGDKPAATAETVMRVYL from the coding sequence ATGACTCCAACCTCCCTTTCCGACCTGCGCGCCCGAACCGGCCAGGAACTTGCCCTCTCAGACTGGGTGACGGTCACGCAGGAGATGGTGAATGGGTTTGCCGACGCCACCGGCGACCACCAGTTCATTCACGTCGACCCCGTGCGGGCCGCACAGACGCCTTTCGGCGGCCCAGTCGCGCACGGCTTCCTGACGCTTGCGCTGCTTGCCGGGCGCCTGATGACGGCGGGAGGGGGCCCCCGGCTGGAAGGAGCCCGCATGGTCGTGAACTACGGCCTCAACCGGGTGCGCTTCATCTCGCCGGTGCCGGTAGGGAGCCGCTTGCGCAACCGTGCCGTGCTCCTGGCCCTCGAGGACGGGCCGGGATATGTGCAGCTCACGGTGGCCAACACCATCGAGCTGGAGGGCGGCGACAAGCCCGCCGCGACCGCCGAGACGGTCATGCGAGTGTACCTGTGA
- a CDS encoding SDR family oxidoreductase, which produces MALKELFDLTGKVALITGGSRGLGLQIAEALGEYGATVVLTARKQNELDAARAHLAALGVTAHVYAHDLSQFETIDPLVERIHNEVGPIHILVNNAGATWGAPAEEHPFDAWLKVINLNVNGMFLLTQAVGRRCMIPARSGRIINVASVAGLKGNHPRMMGTLAYNTAKGADVNFTRALAAEWAKYGITVNSICPGYFPTKMTRGTLAYAEETIRAATPLGRLGGPEDLKGLALLLASDASAYMTGQNIAVDGGITAI; this is translated from the coding sequence ATGGCACTCAAAGAACTCTTTGACCTAACCGGCAAAGTCGCCCTCATCACCGGAGGCTCGCGCGGCCTAGGCCTCCAGATCGCTGAAGCTTTGGGCGAGTACGGCGCGACCGTCGTGCTGACCGCTCGCAAGCAGAACGAGCTGGACGCGGCGCGGGCTCATCTCGCGGCGCTGGGCGTCACCGCGCACGTGTATGCCCATGACCTTTCGCAGTTCGAGACGATTGATCCTCTCGTCGAGCGAATTCATAACGAGGTCGGCCCCATTCACATCCTGGTGAACAACGCGGGAGCCACCTGGGGCGCCCCCGCCGAGGAGCACCCCTTCGACGCCTGGCTCAAGGTGATCAACCTCAATGTAAACGGCATGTTTTTGCTGACCCAGGCGGTGGGGCGGCGCTGCATGATCCCTGCTCGGTCAGGCCGCATCATCAACGTCGCCTCGGTCGCGGGGCTCAAGGGAAATCACCCGCGCATGATGGGGACGCTGGCCTACAACACCGCCAAGGGGGCCGACGTGAATTTTACCCGCGCGCTCGCGGCCGAGTGGGCCAAGTACGGAATCACCGTGAATTCGATTTGCCCCGGCTACTTTCCCACGAAAATGACGCGGGGCACCCTCGCCTACGCCGAGGAAACGATCCGGGCCGCGACCCCCCTGGGCCGCCTGGGTGGACCCGAAGACCTCAAGGGCCTCGCCCTGCTGCTCGCCTCGGACGCTTCGGCCTACATGACCGGACAAAACATCGCGGTGGACGGCGGCATCACGGCGATCTGA
- a CDS encoding alpha/beta hydrolase, giving the protein MEAGGRTLAYSEVSPNEPRANVLFLAWLGGSRLGWQPVVEAIGDEYRALAPDHRDTGDSEAFTDPYLLPDLADDAAAFLRAVDAAPAFVVGLSMGGMVAQHLALRHPELVRGLVLVATTPGGAASTPATERGRAALFLPADMEPQERARQALTLMTHEGFPEAHPEALDGAAANAARHPMGAESFKRQFRAIRAHDTSAELGQITVPTLVLHGERDDLIPLPNAERLARGIPGAELRVYPATGHLPHLERPERFLHDLRGFLKQQS; this is encoded by the coding sequence GTGGAGGCCGGAGGCCGGACGCTGGCCTACAGTGAGGTGTCTCCGAACGAGCCGCGCGCCAACGTCCTGTTCCTCGCCTGGCTGGGGGGCTCGCGGCTGGGGTGGCAGCCGGTGGTGGAGGCCATCGGTGACGAGTACCGCGCCCTTGCCCCCGACCACCGCGACACCGGGGATTCCGAGGCGTTCACGGATCCTTACCTGCTGCCCGACCTCGCGGACGACGCCGCTGCGTTTCTGCGGGCCGTGGACGCTGCCCCCGCCTTCGTCGTGGGCCTCAGCATGGGCGGGATGGTCGCGCAGCATCTCGCGCTGCGGCATCCTGAACTCGTGCGCGGGCTGGTGCTCGTCGCCACCACGCCGGGTGGTGCAGCGTCCACCCCCGCGACCGAACGCGGACGCGCGGCCCTGTTCCTCCCCGCCGATATGGAGCCGCAGGAACGGGCCCGGCAGGCCCTCACGCTGATGACACACGAGGGCTTTCCCGAAGCGCACCCCGAGGCCCTGGACGGAGCGGCCGCAAACGCCGCCCGTCACCCCATGGGCGCCGAGAGCTTCAAGCGGCAGTTTCGTGCCATCCGCGCCCACGACACAAGCGCCGAGCTCGGACAGATCACCGTGCCCACCCTGGTGCTGCACGGCGAGCGGGACGACCTCATTCCACTGCCGAACGCCGAGCGGCTCGCACGGGGAATTCCGGGGGCCGAGCTGCGCGTCTATCCCGCCACCGGCCACCTGCCCCATCTGGAGCGCCCAGAGCGGTTCCTGCACGACCTGCGCGGCTTTCTGAAGCAGCAGAGCTGA
- a CDS encoding acyl-CoA dehydrogenase, translating to MAPFLSRRDLQFQLYEVLNTAALPQRPRFAEHSREVYDDILNLAYTIAERYFANHAREADLNEPHIEGGRVRLVPAAAEAMKAFREAGFFSAHADEALGGLQLPHVVAQAVHAHFKAANIGTSSYPFLTIGNANLQRVFASPEQQRKYMLPLLEGRWFGTMALSEPHAGSGLADITTTATPRGDGTYSITGTKMWISAGEHELSENIVHLVLARIKGAPAGVKGISLFIVPRYRVHEDGSLGEPNNVVLAGLNHKMGYRGTTNTLLNFGEGGETIGELIGEPGRGLSYMFHMMNSARIGVGMGAVMLGYAGYLASLEYARERRQGRHAGNKDPHSEPVRIIEHADVRRLLLRQKSIVEGGLALGLYAAHLEDEIETGPEADREDNALLLDLLTPIVKSWPSRYSQEALSDAIQVMGGAGYTRDYPVEMYYRDNRLNPIHEGTEGIQGNDLLGRKVTQAGGRALLVLLARIRADLKAAEELEGLTEIRSALQTAVTQSGAALQALLARAPELGPDLFLANANSALEMLGHTVIGWMWLRQAAAAARRLPAARGGDADFYRGKLQAARFFARYELPKVQFHADLLASADRTTFDMQDAWF from the coding sequence ATGGCCCCCTTTCTGTCCCGCCGTGACCTGCAATTCCAGCTCTACGAGGTGCTGAATACCGCCGCCCTCCCGCAGCGCCCGCGCTTCGCGGAACACAGCCGCGAGGTGTACGACGACATTCTGAACCTCGCGTACACCATTGCCGAGCGGTACTTTGCCAACCACGCCCGCGAGGCCGACCTGAACGAGCCGCACATCGAGGGCGGCCGGGTGCGGCTCGTCCCTGCCGCTGCCGAGGCGATGAAAGCCTTCCGCGAGGCTGGGTTTTTCAGTGCCCACGCCGATGAGGCGCTCGGCGGCCTGCAACTCCCCCACGTGGTCGCGCAGGCGGTGCACGCGCACTTCAAGGCCGCCAACATCGGCACGAGCAGTTACCCCTTCCTCACCATCGGGAACGCGAACCTACAACGGGTGTTCGCCTCACCCGAGCAGCAGCGCAAATATATGCTTCCCCTGCTCGAGGGCCGCTGGTTCGGCACGATGGCCCTCTCCGAGCCGCACGCGGGGTCGGGGCTGGCGGACATCACCACGACCGCCACGCCCCGAGGGGACGGCACCTACAGCATCACCGGGACCAAGATGTGGATCTCGGCGGGCGAACACGAACTCTCGGAAAACATCGTTCACCTCGTTCTGGCGCGGATTAAGGGGGCACCGGCGGGGGTGAAGGGCATCTCTCTCTTCATCGTGCCCAGATACCGCGTTCATGAGGACGGCAGCCTCGGTGAGCCCAACAACGTCGTTCTGGCGGGCCTGAACCACAAGATGGGCTACCGGGGCACCACGAACACGCTGCTGAATTTCGGGGAGGGCGGCGAGACGATCGGGGAACTGATCGGGGAACCGGGCCGCGGCCTTTCGTACATGTTCCACATGATGAATAGCGCTCGCATCGGCGTCGGCATGGGGGCGGTGATGCTGGGCTACGCGGGCTACCTCGCCAGCCTGGAATACGCCCGCGAGCGGCGGCAGGGGCGGCACGCGGGCAACAAGGACCCGCACAGCGAGCCCGTTCGCATCATCGAACACGCGGACGTGCGGCGCCTTCTGCTGCGGCAAAAGAGCATCGTGGAAGGAGGCTTGGCGCTGGGCCTCTACGCCGCGCACCTTGAAGATGAGATCGAAACTGGTCCGGAAGCGGACCGCGAGGACAACGCGCTCCTCCTTGACCTCCTGACGCCCATCGTGAAAAGCTGGCCGAGCCGGTACAGCCAGGAGGCGCTCAGCGACGCGATTCAGGTGATGGGCGGGGCCGGGTACACCCGCGACTACCCGGTCGAGATGTACTACCGTGACAACCGCCTGAATCCCATTCACGAGGGCACGGAAGGCATTCAGGGCAACGACCTGCTCGGGCGCAAGGTCACGCAGGCGGGCGGCCGCGCGCTGCTGGTGCTGCTCGCGCGCATACGGGCCGACCTGAAGGCGGCGGAGGAGCTAGAAGGGCTCACCGAGATCCGTTCGGCTCTCCAAACTGCCGTCACCCAAAGCGGGGCGGCCCTGCAAGCCCTCCTCGCTCGGGCGCCCGAACTCGGCCCCGACCTCTTCCTTGCCAACGCGAACAGCGCCCTGGAAATGCTGGGGCATACCGTGATCGGTTGGATGTGGCTGCGGCAGGCAGCAGCAGCGGCCCGCAGGCTCCCCGCAGCGCGCGGCGGCGACGCCGACTTCTACCGGGGCAAGTTGCAGGCAGCACGCTTTTTCGCCCGCTACGAGCTGCCCAAAGTCCAGTTCCACGCGGACCTTCTCGCGAGCGCGGACCGCACCACCTTCGATATGCAGGACGCGTGGTTTTGA
- a CDS encoding NADPH:quinone oxidoreductase family protein, translating into MRALICTAFDQPETLRVQTVPDPTPGPGEVVLDVAAAGVNYPDALMVLGQYQVKPPLPFTPGAEAAGVISAVGEGVTHLRPGQRAVAFTGTGAFAERLLAPATAVLPLPDGLELEVAAGLPLAYGTSMHALADRAGLKEGETLLVLGAAGGVGLAAVMIGRALGARVIAAASSEEKLELCREHGAHETLNYTAENLRERLKTLTGGQGPDVIFDPVGGDLAEPAFRSIGWGGRYLVVGFAGGEIPRLPLNLPLLKGASLVGVFWGEFARRDPRANARNMARLLGWVAGGTLKPLVSERYSLERAPEALRALLDRRVTGKVVVTP; encoded by the coding sequence ATGCGCGCTCTGATCTGCACGGCCTTTGACCAACCCGAAACCCTGCGTGTTCAGACGGTCCCCGATCCGACGCCCGGGCCCGGTGAGGTGGTGCTGGACGTCGCGGCGGCAGGCGTGAACTACCCCGACGCCCTGATGGTGCTGGGGCAGTATCAGGTGAAACCTCCCCTGCCCTTCACGCCGGGCGCGGAGGCCGCCGGGGTGATCTCGGCGGTGGGCGAGGGCGTCACCCATCTGCGGCCCGGTCAGCGAGCGGTGGCCTTTACCGGCACGGGGGCCTTTGCAGAACGGCTCCTCGCCCCCGCCACGGCGGTGCTGCCGCTGCCGGACGGCCTGGAACTGGAGGTGGCGGCGGGCCTGCCGCTCGCCTACGGCACCTCGATGCACGCCCTGGCGGACCGGGCGGGGCTCAAAGAGGGCGAGACGCTCCTCGTGCTGGGGGCGGCGGGCGGCGTGGGCCTGGCCGCAGTGATGATTGGCCGTGCGCTTGGGGCGCGGGTGATCGCGGCGGCGAGCAGCGAGGAGAAGCTGGAGCTCTGCCGCGAGCACGGGGCGCACGAGACGCTCAACTACACGGCCGAGAACCTGCGCGAACGCCTGAAAACGCTGACGGGGGGCCAGGGACCCGACGTGATCTTTGACCCGGTGGGGGGCGACCTCGCGGAACCCGCCTTCCGCTCGATCGGCTGGGGCGGGCGCTATCTGGTGGTGGGCTTCGCGGGCGGAGAGATCCCGAGGCTGCCGCTGAATCTGCCGCTGCTGAAGGGCGCCTCGCTGGTGGGGGTGTTCTGGGGCGAGTTCGCGCGGCGTGACCCCCGCGCCAACGCGCGGAACATGGCGCGGCTGCTCGGTTGGGTGGCCGGCGGCACCCTCAAGCCGCTTGTCAGCGAGCGCTATTCGCTGGAGCGCGCCCCCGAGGCCCTGCGCGCGCTGCTCGACCGCCGCGTGACCGGAAAGGTGGTGGTCACGCCTTGA
- a CDS encoding MerR family transcriptional regulator encodes MTSPPVTFYTTAELAREAGVTRRTVMHYAELGLLTPDQVTASGRALYGPYALRLLRDVMDLRALGVPLDEVRDMVILRRATHTLDGTYRRDWTRADIPLSDERLRVIHARLRLLLGAYERQAEGLARFDRWLTKRFTGGDVEPLVLEDGEG; translated from the coding sequence TTGACCTCCCCGCCCGTCACCTTCTACACCACCGCCGAACTCGCGCGGGAGGCGGGGGTCACCCGGCGCACCGTGATGCACTACGCCGAACTGGGCCTGCTGACCCCCGATCAGGTCACCGCGTCGGGCCGCGCCCTGTATGGTCCGTACGCGCTGCGGCTGCTGCGAGACGTGATGGACCTGCGCGCCCTGGGTGTGCCGCTCGACGAGGTGCGCGACATGGTGATTCTGCGCCGCGCAACGCACACGCTCGACGGCACCTACCGCCGCGACTGGACCCGCGCGGACATTCCTCTCAGTGACGAGCGGCTGCGGGTGATTCACGCCCGGTTGCGGCTGCTGCTGGGCGCCTACGAACGGCAGGCGGAGGGCCTCGCTCGCTTTGACCGCTGGCTGACCAAGCGCTTTACGGGGGGCGATGTGGAGCCGCTCGTCCTAGAAGACGGGGAGGGGTAG